Proteins co-encoded in one Pseudomonadota bacterium genomic window:
- a CDS encoding LapA family protein: MKRLIFALVMAVLFFTLLNFVYCNLGGDVFGYRVVFKFSIPYILAVQSTPLPMGFVILAAFCTGMITIALLEALPSFFKTLEIRSKNKKIRQLERELSVVRQLSDKPAELPEEEKIKNPGVSS, translated from the coding sequence ATGAAACGGCTGATCTTCGCGCTCGTGATGGCGGTTCTCTTCTTCACGCTCCTCAACTTCGTCTACTGCAATCTGGGCGGCGACGTCTTCGGCTACAGGGTCGTCTTCAAGTTCAGCATACCTTATATCCTGGCGGTCCAGTCGACGCCGCTGCCCATGGGCTTCGTGATCCTGGCCGCGTTCTGCACCGGCATGATCACGATCGCGCTGCTGGAGGCGCTGCCGTCGTTCTTCAAGACGCTCGAGATCCGCTCCAAGAACAAGAAGATCCGCCAGCTCGAGCGCGAGCTCTCGGTTGTGCGGCAGCTGTCCGATAAGCCCGCAGAGTTGCCCGAGGAAGAGAAAATCAAAAATCCCGGCGTGTCATCCTGA
- a CDS encoding integration host factor subunit beta yields the protein MNKSDLIEMLSKKLPNLAARDVEVIVNTVFDSMTDALGRSERIEIRGFGSFEVRVRKPRMGRNPKTGQSVDVGERHVPFFKVGKELRERVNKGA from the coding sequence TTGAACAAGAGCGATCTGATCGAGATGCTTTCAAAGAAGCTGCCAAACCTCGCCGCGAGGGACGTGGAGGTGATTGTCAACACCGTCTTCGACAGCATGACCGACGCCCTGGGGCGCAGCGAGCGCATCGAGATCCGCGGTTTCGGGAGTTTTGAGGTCCGCGTGCGAAAGCCCAGGATGGGCCGCAACCCAAAGACCGGACAGTCGGTCGACGTGGGCGAGAGGCACGTGCCTTTCTTCAAGGTCGGCAAGGAGCTGCGCGAGCGCGTCAACAAGGGGGCCTGA
- the sppA gene encoding signal peptide peptidase SppA, protein MRSRWIILIVILAGAAVTAFAAGMAAFCAVAGRDSSVFGSRVGVITVKGPIISADDAVRDIAAMKRDDGVKAVVLRIETPGGSVGASQEILEAVRLLAEVKPVVASMGSIAASGGYYLACGATKILANPGTITGSIGVRMEHVAIGDLLRWAKVDVETLKSGRYKDIGSIDRPLGPEEKEILQGVLDELREQFKGTVAAARNLPMEKVDALADGRMFTGTRAVELGLVDGTGGFAEAIKLAAELGGIKGEPELSYPKKRGGWIKRMMEAAGGAAGSLAASADDHWRPAMKM, encoded by the coding sequence ATGCGCAGCCGGTGGATCATCCTCATCGTCATCCTCGCGGGAGCGGCCGTGACGGCGTTCGCGGCCGGCATGGCGGCCTTCTGCGCGGTCGCGGGCCGCGACTCGTCGGTGTTCGGCAGCAGGGTCGGCGTGATCACTGTGAAGGGGCCGATCATCTCCGCCGACGACGCGGTCAGGGACATCGCTGCGATGAAGAGGGACGACGGCGTGAAGGCGGTGGTGCTGCGCATCGAGACGCCGGGCGGCTCGGTCGGCGCCTCGCAGGAGATTCTCGAGGCGGTGAGGCTGCTCGCCGAGGTCAAGCCTGTCGTCGCTTCCATGGGGTCCATCGCCGCGAGCGGCGGGTACTACCTGGCCTGCGGGGCCACGAAGATACTCGCCAACCCCGGCACGATCACCGGATCGATCGGCGTGAGGATGGAGCACGTGGCCATAGGCGATCTGCTCCGGTGGGCCAAGGTGGACGTCGAGACGCTCAAGAGCGGCAGGTACAAGGACATAGGCTCCATAGACAGGCCGCTCGGCCCCGAGGAAAAGGAGATCCTGCAGGGAGTCCTCGACGAGCTGCGCGAGCAGTTCAAGGGCACGGTGGCCGCGGCCAGGAACCTCCCGATGGAGAAGGTCGACGCCCTCGCCGACGGCAGGATGTTCACAGGCACGCGGGCCGTGGAGCTCGGCCTCGTCGACGGCACCGGCGGCTTCGCCGAGGCCATAAAGCTCGCGGCGGAGCTGGGCGGGATAAAGGGCGAGCCGGAGCTCTCCTATCCCAAAAAGCGCGGAGGGTGGATAAAGAGGATGATGGAGGCGGCGGGGGGGGCGGCCGGCTCGCTCGCGGCATCCGCCGACGATCACTGGCGGCCTGCGATGAAGATGTAG
- a CDS encoding HIT domain-containing protein: protein MERLWAPWRMKFIEELRDKGSGCIFCELAAPGDDRKRLILHRGESCYAVMNRYPYNNGHMMVVPYRHEGELGGLAAAEHREMLSVCAHAVRIMRDAMEAEGFNIGLNIGAVAGAGVADHIHMHLVPRWRGDSNFLPVLGETKCMPEYLEDTYARLIDGFSAIGR from the coding sequence ATGGAACGCCTCTGGGCGCCCTGGCGCATGAAGTTCATAGAGGAGCTTCGCGACAAGGGCTCGGGCTGCATCTTCTGCGAGCTCGCAGCGCCCGGCGACGACCGCAAAAGGCTCATCCTCCACAGGGGCGAGAGCTGCTACGCGGTCATGAACCGCTACCCCTACAACAACGGACACATGATGGTGGTGCCCTACAGGCACGAGGGCGAGCTGGGAGGCCTGGCGGCGGCGGAGCACCGGGAGATGCTCTCCGTCTGCGCGCACGCGGTGCGGATAATGCGCGACGCGATGGAGGCGGAGGGGTTCAACATAGGGCTAAACATCGGCGCGGTCGCGGGCGCCGGCGTCGCCGACCACATCCACATGCACCTCGTCCCCAGGTGGCGGGGGGACTCGAACTTCTTGCCCGTGCTGGGCGAGACGAAGTGCATGCCGGAGTATCTCGAGGACACCTACGCCCGTCTGATCGACGGGTTCTCGGCCATCGGCCGGTGA
- the glnD gene encoding [protein-PII] uridylyltransferase: MPDRPCVDEVAVARDPLAAVRDLVLARRGWFADALASRCDSLETCNAASDMIDRAVALLYARANPCGDSAVLALGGYGRREMAPQSDVDLLFLVADGSGEAAGPIADSILYPFWNSGIDVGGATRTLDDCRQVMHSDVRALTAMMDARLVAGSAGLYDRFRGLIGDHFASPEQRARFVDCKIREHARRLERYGSSIYLAQPNLKEGEGGLREMHTLMWAARAAMPGSDGKEAMARYLGGAEPLARLYDCFRFMWSVRLALHLCEGSWNDRLADSVQDEVAKRLGFCALPGEQGSQRLLSRYYENAEGMHLACERAIEMIRREVHPVSRLSSLILRRRLRGGLVKTEHGTLRMEREPAAASCEEAIGLFAASGRTGLPVDPETRGALAAGRRWREGLSSGAASPALRDMFAKLDSLDSVLSQMRECGALDAAFPEMAALFHSAQRDGLHSYTVGVHSVKAVAEISALARSGGRHALSRTLAQVKRPAVLALAAFLHDIGKGRGGDHANKGAAIAAAIASRLGFDPVDCRDVEYLVRSHLLMSILAFKRDIRDPSLIERFAQSVSSAEMLAMLYLITYADLRAVGPSVWSEWKGGLLEELYSRTVRQMAAGEVSAVKRGREAERIVKSAMRRMGAGCDEGELRRFLKTLPERYLFSVEPESLAAHFMMSREMGDRPVSTVTREIAARGCTEFSVVTKDSPGLFAKIAGVLSANGANIIDAQLYTSTEGKAIDVLWVTDSLHGPFDDAERWSRIRSELAQAVSGERELAKIVGGRFRRRLMAWNAARSPVEVTVDNDVSAMHTVVEISADDRRGLLYTIADAIHELGLMIDLARITTHVDRVIDVFYIKGPDGRKIDSPEGIERIRRTLSDALAD, from the coding sequence TTGCCCGACAGGCCCTGCGTCGATGAGGTCGCTGTCGCCAGGGACCCGCTCGCCGCGGTCCGCGATCTCGTCTTAGCGAGGAGGGGTTGGTTCGCCGACGCGCTCGCCTCGCGCTGCGACTCCCTCGAGACATGCAATGCCGCGAGCGACATGATCGACCGCGCGGTCGCGCTCCTGTATGCCCGGGCAAACCCCTGCGGGGACAGCGCGGTACTCGCGCTGGGCGGCTACGGGCGCAGGGAGATGGCGCCCCAGAGCGACGTGGACCTGCTGTTCCTCGTCGCCGACGGGTCGGGGGAGGCTGCGGGCCCGATCGCGGACTCCATCCTCTATCCGTTCTGGAACAGCGGCATAGACGTGGGCGGCGCGACCAGGACCCTGGACGACTGCAGGCAGGTGATGCACAGCGACGTGCGCGCGCTGACCGCGATGATGGACGCGAGGCTCGTCGCGGGCTCGGCGGGGCTCTACGACAGGTTCAGGGGGCTGATCGGGGATCACTTCGCCTCGCCCGAGCAGCGCGCCAGGTTCGTCGACTGCAAGATCAGGGAGCACGCAAGGAGGCTGGAGAGGTACGGGAGCTCCATATATCTCGCGCAGCCGAACCTCAAGGAGGGGGAGGGCGGGCTCCGCGAGATGCATACGCTGATGTGGGCCGCGCGCGCCGCAATGCCCGGCTCGGATGGGAAGGAAGCGATGGCGCGATACCTGGGCGGCGCAGAACCGCTCGCCCGCCTCTACGACTGCTTTCGCTTCATGTGGTCGGTGAGGCTGGCGCTGCATCTCTGCGAAGGATCGTGGAACGACCGCCTGGCCGACTCGGTGCAGGACGAGGTGGCAAAGAGGCTCGGTTTCTGCGCTCTGCCGGGCGAGCAGGGATCGCAGCGCCTCCTCTCGCGCTACTACGAGAATGCGGAGGGGATGCACCTCGCGTGCGAGAGGGCCATAGAGATGATAAGGCGCGAGGTGCACCCGGTCTCGAGGCTCTCCTCGCTCATACTGCGCAGGCGGCTCAGGGGCGGGCTCGTGAAGACGGAGCACGGCACCCTGCGAATGGAGCGGGAGCCGGCCGCCGCATCGTGCGAGGAGGCGATCGGGCTTTTCGCGGCATCGGGCAGGACGGGCCTCCCTGTCGACCCCGAGACCAGGGGCGCGCTGGCCGCGGGCCGTCGCTGGAGGGAGGGGCTCTCTTCCGGGGCCGCGTCCCCGGCCCTGAGGGATATGTTCGCGAAACTCGACTCTCTCGACTCGGTGCTTTCGCAGATGCGCGAGTGCGGGGCGCTCGACGCGGCGTTCCCGGAGATGGCGGCGCTCTTCCACAGCGCCCAGCGCGACGGGCTGCACTCTTACACGGTCGGCGTCCACTCGGTGAAGGCGGTCGCCGAGATCTCGGCGCTCGCCCGCTCCGGGGGCCGACACGCGCTCTCGAGGACGCTCGCGCAGGTGAAGAGGCCCGCGGTGCTGGCGCTCGCGGCGTTCCTCCACGACATAGGCAAGGGGAGGGGCGGCGACCACGCCAACAAGGGCGCCGCAATCGCCGCGGCGATAGCCTCGAGGCTCGGGTTCGACCCCGTCGACTGCCGGGACGTCGAGTACCTCGTCCGATCGCACCTGCTCATGTCGATACTCGCATTCAAGCGCGACATAAGGGACCCCTCCCTCATCGAGAGGTTCGCTCAGTCGGTCAGCTCCGCGGAGATGCTCGCAATGCTCTACCTCATAACCTACGCCGACCTCAGGGCCGTGGGCCCGTCGGTGTGGAGCGAGTGGAAGGGCGGGCTGCTGGAGGAGCTCTATTCGAGGACCGTGCGGCAGATGGCGGCGGGCGAGGTGAGCGCGGTCAAGCGTGGGCGCGAGGCGGAGAGGATAGTTAAATCGGCGATGCGGAGGATGGGCGCCGGCTGCGACGAGGGGGAGCTCAGGCGGTTCCTCAAGACGCTGCCCGAGAGGTACCTCTTCTCCGTGGAGCCGGAGTCGCTGGCCGCCCACTTCATGATGTCGAGGGAGATGGGCGATCGGCCTGTCTCCACGGTCACGAGGGAGATAGCGGCAAGGGGCTGCACCGAGTTCTCGGTGGTGACCAAAGACTCGCCGGGCCTCTTCGCCAAGATCGCGGGGGTCCTCTCCGCAAACGGGGCAAACATAATCGACGCCCAGCTCTACACCTCGACCGAGGGGAAGGCCATCGACGTCCTGTGGGTAACCGACTCCCTTCACGGGCCGTTCGACGACGCGGAGCGCTGGTCCAGGATCCGCTCGGAGCTCGCGCAGGCGGTTTCGGGCGAGAGGGAGCTTGCGAAGATCGTCGGCGGCCGCTTCAGGCGCAGGCTCATGGCGTGGAACGCGGCGAGGTCGCCGGTCGAGGTCACGGTGGACAACGACGTCTCGGCCATGCACACGGTCGTGGAGATATCGGCCGACGACCGCAGGGGGCTGCTCTACACCATAGCGGACGCCATACACGAGCTTGGTCTCATGATAGATCTGGCGCGCATCACCACCCATGTTGACCGGGTCATAGATGTCTTCTATATTAAGGGCCCGGACGGGAGAAAGATCGACTCCCCCGAGGGGATCGAGCGCATAAGGCGGACGCTGTCCGACGCGCTCGCCGACTGA
- a CDS encoding N-acetylmuramoyl-L-alanine amidase — translation MKRLAALCSFAAIVLGPVAVHADPSVAAYEKAKPCYARLTSPDVSAAPEREWRACISAFEEIYRSYPTGGRTPAALFSAAKLKGALYSDKRGRADLEGAIKDLNLLVREFPKSPLADDALYLIGVMRRDDLKQPDRAQRAFTFIIENYPDGDMVSQARVALESGGVKAAEASPASAKAGKSRYQAAGPGAMDSAEVFAIEMAGAPADAAEAPASPAAPAAGASRERAPPPAAPRAAATAKATAFDRAALEAVRVTESKGQTLVELILDKDVEYAVEYTERGPRTRSPAVLDLSVFHAYAAPAVEKKSDVGTRELVSYRIGKMLLSSGIKASFVMAPDTRYDIKNRGGVISVSFTSASASSPAAAPAAGPGGDREGAAPSGGPSAIRIVVDPGHGGDDQGAVGPGGTLEKDVTLALSRKIAAALRKEIGARVWLTRDSDRSMTLEERHAFAIRKRADIFISVHANASTHSSASGVETYYLDNATDEAARKLADRENSSAGKKLSQVEHILSTMLQNYDAALSADLARDVQSRLAGRFATVKDRGVRSAMFYVLVGAKCPAILVEAAFISNPREEKLLASEKYQGRLAEALAAGVSEYLRRREDRLVSL, via the coding sequence ATGAAGAGACTAGCTGCCCTGTGCTCCTTTGCCGCCATCGTTCTCGGCCCGGTCGCCGTCCATGCCGACCCCTCCGTGGCCGCCTATGAGAAGGCCAAGCCCTGCTACGCGAGGCTCACTTCCCCGGATGTGTCCGCGGCCCCTGAAAGGGAGTGGCGCGCCTGCATCTCCGCCTTCGAAGAGATCTATCGGAGCTACCCCACCGGTGGCAGGACGCCGGCGGCGCTCTTCTCCGCGGCCAAGCTCAAGGGGGCGCTCTACAGCGATAAGAGGGGCAGGGCGGACCTCGAGGGTGCGATAAAGGACTTGAACCTCCTCGTGAGGGAGTTCCCCAAAAGCCCGCTGGCCGACGACGCCCTCTATCTCATAGGGGTCATGCGGCGGGACGACCTCAAGCAGCCCGACCGCGCGCAGAGGGCGTTCACGTTCATCATAGAGAACTACCCCGACGGGGACATGGTCTCGCAGGCGCGCGTCGCGCTGGAGAGCGGAGGCGTCAAGGCCGCGGAGGCCTCGCCCGCGTCGGCGAAGGCGGGCAAAAGTCGTTATCAGGCGGCGGGCCCCGGGGCGATGGACTCCGCGGAGGTCTTCGCGATCGAGATGGCGGGCGCGCCGGCCGATGCCGCGGAGGCCCCGGCTTCGCCGGCCGCGCCTGCGGCGGGGGCGAGCAGGGAACGGGCGCCGCCCCCTGCGGCCCCTAGGGCGGCGGCGACCGCGAAGGCGACCGCGTTCGACCGGGCGGCCCTCGAGGCGGTCCGCGTGACCGAGTCGAAGGGGCAGACCCTCGTGGAGCTCATCCTCGACAAGGACGTGGAGTACGCGGTCGAGTACACCGAGCGGGGTCCCAGGACCCGCTCCCCCGCGGTCCTCGATCTTTCGGTGTTTCACGCCTATGCCGCGCCGGCCGTCGAGAAGAAATCCGACGTCGGCACCCGGGAGCTCGTCTCCTACAGGATCGGCAAGATGCTGCTCTCGAGCGGGATCAAGGCATCGTTCGTCATGGCCCCCGATACGCGCTACGACATAAAGAACCGGGGCGGGGTGATCAGCGTGAGCTTCACCTCCGCGTCGGCATCATCCCCCGCCGCGGCGCCGGCCGCAGGGCCCGGCGGCGACAGGGAGGGGGCCGCACCGTCCGGCGGTCCTTCGGCGATCAGGATAGTCGTGGATCCCGGTCACGGCGGCGACGACCAGGGCGCGGTGGGTCCAGGCGGCACCCTGGAGAAGGATGTCACTCTCGCGCTCTCCCGGAAGATCGCCGCCGCGCTGAGGAAGGAGATCGGCGCGAGGGTGTGGCTCACGAGGGACTCGGACAGGTCCATGACCCTTGAGGAGCGGCACGCCTTCGCGATCAGGAAGAGGGCCGACATCTTCATATCGGTGCACGCCAACGCATCGACGCACAGCTCCGCGTCCGGCGTCGAGACCTACTATCTCGACAACGCCACCGACGAGGCTGCCCGCAAACTCGCCGACCGCGAGAACAGCTCCGCAGGCAAAAAGCTCTCACAGGTCGAGCACATCCTCTCCACGATGCTGCAGAACTACGACGCCGCCCTGTCGGCCGACCTTGCGCGCGACGTGCAGTCCAGGCTCGCCGGGCGTTTCGCCACGGTCAAGGACAGGGGCGTGCGGTCGGCCATGTTCTACGTGCTCGTGGGCGCGAAGTGCCCGGCGATCCTCGTCGAGGCCGCGTTCATATCCAACCCGCGCGAGGAGAAGCTGCTCGCGAGCGAGAAGTACCAGGGCAGGCTCGCCGAGGCCCTGGCCGCGGGAGTGTCGGAATACCTCAGGCGGAGAGAGGATCGCCTGGTGTCGCTGTGA
- the mutS gene encoding DNA mismatch repair protein MutS — translation MLRQYQRIKSLHPDSILMFRLGDFYEMFYKDAELASSILGITLTSRNKNAPDSVPLCGVPYHSVEPYIVKLLKEGHKVALCDQVEDPKAARGIVRREVTRVFTPGVIADGLGLEAACSNNLASVYINDGAIGLACADASTGFFEASIHRGLPELNQELARLEPREVLVPSTDGGPSEIEASMGRAFPDLFVTRVEAERFDPALIQGLEGAAVLAREMPEAARAAGGLMSYLAATQMGRTGQMTGVRVAARAGVMRMDEETRRNLELTETMRDRAREGSLLWALDRTKTAGGARLMRRWVLAPLTDVAGINARLDSVEAIAGSPALMRALGDALGGVYDIERIASRAASGVAGVRDLVALARSLDAAAEIRGLLFGTEGLLSTLARSIDDLPELRERIARTLVDEPPLSAREGGLIRQGFCPELDGIRQAVSGSRQVIAGMEESERKSTGINSLKIRFNRVFGYYIEITNANRDRVPPRYIRRQTLANAERFVTPKLKEHEERVLGGEERARAMEFEIFASLREEAGREVASLQRTAEAAATLDALASFARVASEYDYSRPSVDDSLAISIRDGRHPIVERLCADRFVPNDVTLNGDDLRMLMITGPNMAGKSTVMRQTALIALMAQIGSFVPARGARIGVVDRIFTRVGASDALAQGRSTFMVEMSEAAVILREAGPRSLVVIDEIGRGTSTFDGLAIAWAVAEDLHDRVKGRTMFATHYHELTELALTRPSISNFHVAVREWNGKVVFLRKLTPGSTSHSYGIQVASLAGLPDAVISRAREVLANLEAGEFDEAGRPRIGSSSHAQQAQPRAAQYRLFTASAKSEVERMLGGIDANSVTPLEALNILHELAAKVENGRGDGR, via the coding sequence ATGCTCAGGCAGTACCAGCGTATAAAGTCCCTGCACCCTGACTCCATCCTCATGTTCAGGCTCGGCGATTTTTATGAAATGTTTTATAAAGACGCAGAGTTAGCTTCAAGCATATTAGGTATTACATTAACTTCCAGGAACAAAAACGCGCCTGATTCAGTGCCGTTGTGCGGGGTCCCTTATCATTCGGTGGAGCCCTATATCGTCAAATTGCTGAAAGAAGGGCACAAAGTGGCCCTCTGCGACCAGGTCGAGGACCCGAAGGCGGCCAGGGGGATAGTGAGGCGTGAGGTCACAAGGGTATTTACCCCGGGGGTCATAGCGGACGGCCTGGGGCTTGAGGCTGCGTGCTCCAACAACCTTGCCAGCGTCTATATAAATGATGGGGCAATAGGCCTTGCCTGCGCAGACGCCTCGACCGGCTTTTTCGAGGCCTCCATTCACAGGGGCCTGCCCGAGCTCAACCAGGAGCTGGCCAGGCTCGAGCCGAGGGAGGTCCTCGTCCCATCCACGGACGGGGGGCCCTCTGAGATAGAGGCGTCAATGGGCCGGGCCTTCCCCGATCTCTTCGTCACGAGGGTCGAGGCAGAGCGGTTCGACCCCGCCCTGATACAAGGTCTCGAGGGCGCGGCGGTACTTGCGAGGGAGATGCCCGAGGCGGCCAGGGCAGCGGGCGGGCTCATGTCGTACCTCGCCGCCACCCAGATGGGCCGCACCGGTCAGATGACGGGGGTGAGGGTTGCGGCCAGGGCAGGGGTGATGCGCATGGACGAGGAGACCAGGCGAAACCTGGAGCTCACCGAGACCATGCGGGACAGGGCCAGGGAGGGGTCTCTCCTCTGGGCGCTCGACCGCACGAAGACCGCTGGAGGCGCCCGCCTCATGAGGCGCTGGGTGCTGGCCCCCCTCACCGACGTGGCCGGGATAAACGCGCGCCTCGATTCGGTGGAGGCGATCGCAGGGTCGCCGGCCCTCATGCGCGCGCTCGGCGATGCTCTCGGCGGGGTCTACGACATCGAGCGGATCGCCAGCCGCGCCGCCTCGGGGGTCGCGGGCGTCCGCGACCTGGTGGCGCTCGCCCGCTCGCTCGATGCGGCGGCTGAAATCAGGGGGCTGCTCTTTGGCACGGAGGGGCTCCTCTCGACCCTTGCGCGCTCGATCGACGACCTCCCCGAGCTCAGGGAGAGGATTGCGCGCACGCTGGTGGATGAGCCGCCCCTCTCCGCCCGCGAGGGGGGGCTCATAAGGCAGGGCTTCTGCCCCGAGCTGGACGGGATAAGGCAGGCGGTCTCCGGGAGCAGGCAGGTGATCGCCGGGATGGAGGAGTCGGAGCGCAAATCCACGGGCATCAACTCGCTCAAGATACGGTTCAACCGCGTCTTCGGCTATTACATAGAGATCACCAACGCGAACAGGGACAGGGTGCCCCCGCGCTACATCCGCAGGCAGACGCTGGCGAACGCGGAGCGCTTCGTCACGCCAAAGCTCAAGGAGCACGAGGAGAGGGTGCTCGGCGGCGAGGAGCGGGCCAGGGCGATGGAGTTCGAGATCTTCGCCTCGCTCCGCGAAGAGGCGGGCCGCGAGGTCGCCTCGCTCCAGCGCACCGCCGAGGCCGCCGCGACGCTCGACGCGCTCGCCTCGTTCGCGCGCGTGGCGTCGGAATACGACTACTCGAGGCCCTCCGTGGACGACTCCCTCGCGATCTCCATCCGGGACGGAAGGCACCCCATCGTGGAGAGGCTCTGCGCCGATCGCTTCGTGCCCAACGACGTGACGCTCAACGGCGACGACCTGAGGATGCTCATGATCACCGGCCCCAACATGGCCGGCAAGTCCACGGTGATGCGCCAGACCGCGCTGATCGCGCTCATGGCGCAGATCGGATCGTTCGTCCCCGCGCGCGGGGCGCGCATAGGGGTCGTGGACCGCATCTTCACGAGGGTCGGCGCCTCCGACGCGCTGGCGCAGGGCCGCTCGACGTTCATGGTCGAGATGTCGGAGGCGGCCGTGATACTCCGCGAGGCGGGCCCGAGGAGCCTCGTGGTCATAGACGAGATAGGCCGCGGCACCTCCACCTTCGACGGCCTGGCCATAGCGTGGGCGGTGGCGGAGGATCTGCACGACCGGGTGAAGGGGCGCACCATGTTCGCTACGCACTACCACGAGCTCACGGAGCTCGCGCTGACACGGCCCTCCATCTCGAACTTCCACGTGGCGGTGAGGGAGTGGAACGGAAAGGTCGTGTTCCTGAGGAAACTGACCCCCGGCTCGACATCTCACAGCTACGGGATACAGGTCGCCTCTCTCGCAGGGCTGCCCGACGCCGTGATATCCAGGGCTCGGGAGGTGCTCGCCAACCTCGAGGCGGGGGAGTTCGACGAGGCCGGGCGCCCCAGGATCGGCTCCTCCTCTCATGCGCAGCAGGCACAGCCCCGGGCGGCGCAGTATCGCCTCTTCACCGCCTCCGCGAAATCGGAGGTGGAGCGGATGCTCGGGGGGATAGACGCGAACTCGGTGACCCCGCTGGAGGCGCTGAACATCCTCCATGAGCTCGCCGCGAAGGTTGAAAACGGACGGGGCGATGGGCGTTGA